One Clostridium estertheticum DNA segment encodes these proteins:
- a CDS encoding L,D-transpeptidase/peptidoglycan binding protein translates to MKNVDIKKLFKSKGTGNVIIFIASILLIYLLISLYFSRHSFFNTVINGVDVSLKAHEDIEGIIRNQVKNYKLQLVERNGEIEEIIGRDIGMEYNEKNSIDKVYPWLSSFKWIISLLKEQKYYVEDLFVYNKDNLENKINGLNCLNTDIIEPKNVSFKYTNGSYKVIEEVYGNKIIKDELYEDIEMSILKGVRKLDLNEDHCYENPRYTLSSDKALVTKNLLNEYVKAKITYKFGSEVEILDGNIISEWLSVDKNLETVISEIAVMKYVKKLSKKYDTVGIARKFKTSMGKIVEVSGGLYGWEINREAETEALLENIKLGNVFEKEPIYTQKALYRAENEIGNTYVEVNITRQHLWFYKNGKLITQGSVVTGNPNRGRSTVLGTYMLNYKQKGATLTGPGYEAPVTYWMPFFGNIGIHDASWRYSFGGEIYKRRGSHGCINAPIYLAKTIFDNIEEGTPIICYEE, encoded by the coding sequence ATGAAGAATGTTGATATAAAAAAGCTTTTTAAAAGTAAGGGTACAGGAAATGTTATTATTTTCATAGCTTCAATTTTACTAATATATTTACTTATTTCATTATACTTTTCTAGGCATTCCTTTTTTAATACAGTAATAAATGGGGTAGATGTGTCATTAAAAGCACATGAAGATATAGAGGGTATAATTAGAAATCAGGTTAAAAATTATAAGTTACAGTTAGTAGAAAGAAATGGGGAAATAGAAGAAATAATAGGACGAGATATAGGAATGGAGTACAATGAAAAAAATAGTATTGATAAAGTTTATCCGTGGCTAAGTTCCTTTAAATGGATAATTTCATTATTAAAGGAGCAAAAATATTATGTTGAGGATTTATTTGTTTACAATAAAGATAATTTAGAAAATAAGATAAATGGATTAAATTGTTTAAATACAGATATTATAGAACCTAAAAATGTAAGCTTTAAGTATACAAATGGTTCCTATAAAGTCATTGAAGAAGTATATGGAAATAAGATAATTAAAGATGAATTATATGAAGATATAGAAATGAGCATATTAAAAGGAGTAAGAAAATTAGATTTAAATGAAGACCACTGTTATGAAAATCCAAGGTACACTTTAAGTTCTGATAAAGCGCTTGTTACTAAGAATTTACTAAATGAGTATGTGAAAGCAAAAATCACTTATAAATTTGGAAGTGAAGTGGAAATATTAGATGGAAATATTATAAGTGAGTGGCTTAGTGTTGATAAAAATTTAGAAACGGTCATAAGCGAAATAGCAGTTATGAAATATGTTAAAAAATTGAGTAAAAAATATGATACCGTTGGAATAGCAAGAAAATTTAAAACCTCTATGGGGAAAATAGTAGAAGTTAGCGGTGGACTTTATGGATGGGAAATTAATCGTGAGGCTGAAACAGAAGCATTGTTAGAAAATATAAAACTTGGTAATGTATTTGAAAAAGAACCTATATATACTCAGAAGGCTTTATATAGGGCGGAAAATGAAATAGGTAATACTTATGTAGAAGTTAATATAACAAGACAGCATTTATGGTTTTATAAAAATGGAAAGCTTATAACACAAGGTTCTGTAGTAACAGGGAATCCAAATAGAGGACGTTCTACTGTCCTTGGAACTTATATGCTAAATTATAAACAAAAGGGGGCAACATTAACTGGACCTGGTTATGAAGCTCCAGTAACTTATTGGATGCCTTTTTTCGGGAATATAGGAATACATGATGCAAGCTGGAGATATTCTTTTGGAGGAGAGATATATAAGAGAAGAGGAAGCCATGGATGCATAAATGCTCCAATATATTTAGCTAAAACCATTTTTGATAATATAGAAGAGGGAACTCCAATTATTTGTTATGAAGAATAA
- a CDS encoding DUF4163 domain-containing protein: MNKEIILISLISLSIFIGGCGSKTMSNNTSTSKVTSNKVQQANNEIINQNAEVSQTANKSDKANALNFEIITKTYVNKKVKINYPQIANLSDVNKQKRINDLIKNDILTYFNVEREDLIIDANYEIKWKSSRLLSIVYKGIGSLETSMHSDSNIYATNINIEKGTILKFRDLINLDNNFAEKLKNVKDRVWTPKPLNGIDDKTAISLIEKELSLSTNKDLISYFDSAAFEYCGYFTKDYFGIGIAINHAAGDYAELEIKYGDIKDNIKPENEVWKDFINNTKIEDKVKVNEESKKLGI, encoded by the coding sequence ATGAATAAGGAAATAATATTAATCTCATTAATATCTTTGAGTATCTTTATTGGAGGTTGTGGCTCAAAAACAATGAGTAATAATACAAGTACGTCAAAGGTTACAAGTAATAAGGTGCAACAGGCTAATAACGAAATAATAAATCAAAATGCAGAAGTTTCGCAAACGGCAAATAAATCAGATAAAGCAAATGCTTTAAATTTTGAAATAATAACTAAAACCTATGTAAATAAGAAAGTTAAAATAAATTATCCTCAAATCGCCAATTTAAGTGATGTTAATAAGCAAAAACGAATTAATGACTTAATAAAAAATGATATATTAACGTACTTTAATGTGGAAAGAGAAGATTTAATTATAGATGCAAACTATGAAATAAAGTGGAAAAGCTCCAGGCTTCTAAGTATAGTATACAAAGGTATTGGCAGCCTTGAGACGTCAATGCATTCTGATAGCAATATTTATGCAACAAACATCAATATTGAAAAGGGAACTATACTTAAATTTAGAGATCTTATTAATTTAGATAATAACTTTGCTGAAAAACTTAAAAATGTTAAAGATAGAGTATGGACACCTAAGCCATTGAATGGAATAGACGATAAGACAGCTATAAGTCTGATTGAAAAGGAATTGAGTTTGTCCACAAATAAAGATTTAATTAGCTATTTTGATTCAGCTGCGTTTGAATATTGTGGTTACTTTACGAAAGATTATTTTGGGATTGGTATAGCAATTAATCATGCTGCTGGTGACTATGCAGAATTGGAAATAAAGTATGGTGACATAAAGGATAACATAAAACCAGAAAATGAAGTTTGGAAAGATTTTATTAATAATACTAAAATAGAAGATAAAGTAAAGGTTAACGAAGAAAGCAAGAAACTAGGAATATAA
- a CDS encoding PHP domain-containing protein, with translation MSFKIIADYHTHTNIAKGHIPLFNIILGEHAKGSIESNVKAGIKRGLKEIAITDHGYKHITFGMKLNQYEKLRKLIDDLNKSSLLKENDFKILLGVECNIVTKKGDIDIKDEVIDYLDIICVGYHPGAVQNPFLLRNYTEAAINAIKKYEITILNHPLEHVNPDIIEIGKVAVERNTALEINRAHRNMDIETIKKLKNMGVKFSLGSDAHKSEDVGDFGKAYNIAVEAGLTDDDIVNADGSAHRSMKLLRD, from the coding sequence ATGAGTTTTAAGATTATTGCAGACTATCATACTCATACTAATATTGCAAAGGGACATATTCCCTTATTTAATATTATTCTGGGAGAACATGCAAAAGGAAGTATTGAATCAAATGTTAAAGCCGGAATAAAAAGAGGATTAAAAGAAATTGCCATAACAGACCATGGTTATAAACATATTACCTTCGGGATGAAACTAAATCAATATGAAAAATTACGTAAATTAATTGATGATCTTAATAAGAGTTCATTATTGAAGGAGAATGACTTTAAGATTCTTCTTGGCGTAGAATGTAATATTGTTACTAAAAAAGGGGATATAGATATTAAAGATGAAGTAATTGATTACCTGGACATAATTTGTGTGGGTTATCATCCTGGAGCAGTACAAAATCCATTTTTATTGAGGAATTATACAGAAGCTGCAATTAATGCTATTAAAAAATATGAAATTACAATATTAAATCATCCTTTAGAGCATGTTAATCCAGATATTATCGAAATTGGAAAGGTTGCTGTTGAAAGAAATACTGCATTGGAAATTAACAGAGCTCATAGGAATATGGATATTGAAACAATAAAAAAGTTAAAGAATATGGGTGTTAAATTTTCATTGGGTAGTGATGCACACAAATCGGAGGATGTAGGGGATTTTGGTAAAGCTTATAATATTGCAGTTGAGGCAGGCCTTACAGATGATGATATTGTTAATGCTGATGGAAGTGCACATAGATCAATGAAATTATTAAGAGACTAA
- a CDS encoding DUF3189 family protein, translated as MIYIYNCYGGTHSSILAIAYHLKMLDETREPTKDEILELPNFNKLVYGNCGELFYYGSDEDGNKVYVVGRGRSKVLIPGLFNLSSMLHKQNLLNEKIIFSNTSPTVPLPMTFGGFFSRWLKIDFIGVPLLVKGAKQSYKDVIQLVNHTKKAAKEDKSGVIILDNKEFKKK; from the coding sequence ATAATATACATATATAATTGTTATGGAGGAACCCACTCATCTATTTTAGCAATTGCTTATCACTTAAAAATGCTGGATGAAACCCGAGAACCGACTAAGGATGAAATATTGGAATTACCTAACTTTAATAAGTTAGTATATGGCAATTGTGGAGAACTTTTTTATTATGGAAGTGATGAAGATGGAAACAAAGTCTATGTTGTAGGCAGGGGACGTTCAAAGGTTTTAATTCCAGGATTATTTAATTTATCTTCTATGCTTCATAAACAAAATCTATTAAATGAGAAAATTATATTTTCCAATACGTCGCCAACTGTTCCATTACCAATGACCTTTGGTGGATTTTTTTCTAGGTGGCTAAAAATTGATTTTATAGGAGTACCCTTGCTTGTAAAGGGAGCAAAACAATCATACAAGGACGTTATTCAACTTGTAAATCACACAAAGAAGGCAGCGAAGGAAGATAAGTCAGGGGTTATTATTTTAGATAATAAGGAATTTAAGAAAAAATAA
- the rsmH gene encoding 16S rRNA (cytosine(1402)-N(4))-methyltransferase RsmH gives MDNQEQKHQRRVRYKGTNPRSYKEKYKELQPEKYADTVAKVIQKGSTPAGMHRSICVKEILEFLQITPGQTGLDVTLGYGGHTLEMLKCLNSKGHLYAIDVDSIELPRTQARLESLGYGSEILTIKQMNFSDIDQIAFESGPLNFILADLGVSSMQIDNPERGFSFKSEGPLDLRLNPNRGQSAAARLKTISLDELQGMLTENADEPNAAAIARAIISQIKKGIDISTTTQLQQIIKDALKFIPGNNSNDAIKKTCQRCFQALRIDVNNEFEVLYEFLEKLPTTLAEGGRVAILSFHSGEDRLVKKSFQRFFREGVYREIAPDAIRPSSQECNTNGRARCAKLRWAIKA, from the coding sequence ATGGATAATCAAGAGCAAAAACATCAGCGACGTGTTCGATATAAAGGCACTAACCCTAGATCTTATAAAGAAAAATATAAGGAACTGCAACCAGAGAAATATGCTGATACTGTAGCAAAAGTTATTCAAAAGGGCAGTACTCCTGCTGGTATGCATCGTTCAATTTGCGTAAAAGAAATATTAGAATTCTTACAAATTACTCCTGGGCAAACAGGACTTGATGTAACACTAGGTTATGGTGGTCATACTTTAGAGATGCTTAAATGTTTAAATTCAAAGGGGCACTTGTATGCAATTGATGTGGATTCTATTGAACTACCGCGCACCCAAGCGCGTTTAGAGAGCTTAGGTTATGGCTCTGAAATTTTAACAATCAAACAAATGAACTTTTCCGATATAGATCAAATTGCTTTCGAATCAGGGCCATTGAATTTTATATTGGCAGATTTGGGTGTCTCTTCAATGCAAATAGACAATCCTGAAAGAGGATTTTCATTTAAGAGTGAAGGGCCATTAGACTTACGGCTGAATCCTAATAGAGGTCAATCTGCCGCAGCTCGTTTAAAAACTATTTCGCTAGATGAATTACAAGGGATGCTTACAGAAAACGCAGACGAACCTAATGCTGCAGCAATCGCTCGAGCTATTATTTCCCAAATTAAAAAAGGAATAGACATATCAACAACAACACAACTCCAACAAATTATCAAAGATGCTCTGAAATTTATTCCGGGAAATAATAGTAACGATGCGATTAAAAAAACCTGTCAACGATGCTTTCAAGCATTGCGAATTGATGTCAATAATGAATTTGAAGTGTTATATGAATTTTTGGAAAAGCTTCCTACTACCCTTGCTGAGGGTGGGCGCGTTGCTATACTTTCATTTCATTCAGGAGAAGATCGTCTCGTTAAAAAATCTTTTCAACGCTTTTTTCGTGAAGGCGTCTATCGCGAAATAGCTCCCGATGCTATTCGGCCATCATCACAAGAATGTAATACCAATGGTCGTGCTCGCTGTGCTAAATTGCGTTGGGCTATAAAAGCATGA
- a CDS encoding fructose bisphosphate aldolase — protein sequence MNQEQMDRIHTGKGFIAALDQSGGSTPTALLQYGISKDCYSNDEEMFNLVHEMRARIITNPAFNSEHILGAILFENTMERKIGDQFTADFLWKNKNVVPFLKIDKGLAELENGVQLMKPIPNLNELLKRAVEKNIFGTKMRSVIKEANSEGIRKLVEQQFDIGKKIAEAGLVPIIEPEVDIHSADKGKSEKLLKIEISNQLSALDKDVKVMLKLSIPTVDNFYHDLMDNPHVLRIVALSGGYTQSEANEKLAHNNELIASFSRALSQGLTAQQTDKEFNLMLSDSIRSIYEASIK from the coding sequence ATGAATCAGGAACAAATGGATCGAATCCATACTGGAAAAGGGTTTATCGCTGCGTTGGACCAGAGTGGGGGCAGTACTCCCACTGCACTTCTACAGTATGGAATTTCGAAAGACTGTTATTCAAATGACGAAGAAATGTTCAATTTGGTACACGAAATGAGAGCTCGTATTATCACGAACCCTGCATTCAATTCGGAGCACATTTTGGGTGCCATTTTATTTGAGAATACTATGGAGCGTAAAATTGGTGATCAATTTACCGCGGATTTTCTTTGGAAGAACAAAAACGTTGTGCCTTTTTTAAAGATCGATAAAGGGCTGGCTGAACTTGAAAACGGTGTTCAACTCATGAAACCAATTCCCAATTTGAATGAACTCTTAAAACGGGCGGTTGAAAAAAACATTTTCGGGACAAAAATGCGTTCAGTCATTAAAGAAGCCAATTCAGAAGGAATTCGAAAATTAGTTGAGCAACAGTTCGATATTGGCAAGAAAATAGCTGAAGCGGGGTTGGTTCCAATTATCGAACCTGAGGTTGATATCCACAGCGCGGATAAGGGAAAATCAGAAAAACTATTAAAAATTGAAATTTCCAATCAATTATCTGCCCTTGACAAGGACGTCAAAGTCATGCTTAAACTTTCAATACCAACAGTAGATAACTTCTATCACGATTTAATGGATAATCCGCATGTTTTACGGATTGTGGCTTTATCGGGAGGATACACTCAAAGCGAAGCAAATGAAAAACTTGCGCATAATAACGAACTGATAGCTAGCTTCTCACGCGCCTTATCGCAAGGATTGACAGCCCAGCAAACAGACAAAGAATTCAATTTGATGTTATCTGATTCAATTCGGTCAATTTATGAAGCATCCATCAAATAA
- a CDS encoding IS200/IS605 family accessory protein TnpB-related protein: MKVTSRCLLYNPSVEHFQIIVDMMEHFCPAKHYAYKRLEENRFNAEFKIYNLDKIISKKYSLNSRQSKDAIEQARQTLISQEKLLDLNITEYEGKVEAILKKFDKGVKTEKRQGLISKLDKRLRKLCTYLDYKRNNTLPSIIFGGKDNFYKRCKDLISKEEYQRRRNNQFVSRGDKTKKGNPNLRIVIKNGESFLEITTLECNVKEPRLKTDGTYTKLKPIYKKILTPIYIPQKLSKKTGKINGFDYKPALLTQVAKEEPYQVELLIKEGKMYAHVTFNLDKTDLICTGHNYTIGIDTNPDGLALTMIDNNGNYKWHHYLKNSELLTARGNRRTNLCGELVKEAILTAQTYCSAIAVEDLKFIKDRDVHSKIARKTAQFCYRVLLCTLESACYKNGVEFIKVKPQYTSKIGLYKYCHQFGMDVHNGAAMVIARRSYGFKEKVPRLYRNLFKPIPTIKKEELIYENINYSNEWSNWSNVSKRMKMILQKDCYPRFFIENRKNIKDMILA; encoded by the coding sequence ATGAAGGTAACTTCAAGGTGCTTACTTTACAATCCAAGCGTTGAACATTTTCAAATAATTGTTGATATGATGGAACACTTTTGCCCAGCTAAACATTATGCATATAAACGTCTTGAAGAAAACAGGTTTAATGCTGAATTTAAGATTTATAATTTAGATAAGATTATATCTAAAAAATATAGTTTGAATTCAAGACAATCCAAAGACGCTATAGAACAAGCTAGGCAAACGCTGATTTCACAAGAGAAATTATTAGATTTGAATATTACAGAATATGAAGGTAAGGTAGAGGCTATTCTTAAAAAATTCGATAAAGGCGTTAAAACAGAGAAAAGACAAGGTCTCATATCTAAACTAGATAAAAGACTAAGAAAGCTTTGTACTTATTTGGATTATAAAAGAAATAACACGTTACCTTCAATTATATTTGGGGGAAAGGATAACTTTTACAAACGTTGCAAAGACTTAATATCTAAGGAAGAATATCAGCGTAGACGAAACAATCAATTTGTTTCTCGTGGGGACAAAACAAAAAAAGGTAATCCTAATCTTAGAATTGTTATTAAAAATGGAGAATCTTTTCTTGAAATAACAACACTAGAATGTAATGTAAAAGAACCTAGATTGAAAACTGATGGAACGTATACAAAGTTAAAACCAATTTATAAAAAGATTTTAACTCCCATATATATACCACAAAAATTATCTAAGAAAACTGGTAAGATAAATGGATTTGATTATAAGCCTGCACTATTAACTCAAGTGGCTAAGGAAGAACCTTATCAAGTTGAATTGCTTATTAAAGAAGGGAAAATGTATGCACATGTTACTTTTAATTTAGATAAAACTGATTTAATTTGTACTGGGCATAACTATACTATAGGAATTGATACTAATCCAGATGGGTTGGCGTTAACCATGATAGATAACAATGGAAATTATAAATGGCATCATTATTTAAAAAACTCAGAACTTTTGACGGCAAGAGGTAATAGAAGAACTAATCTATGTGGTGAGTTAGTTAAAGAGGCAATCTTAACAGCACAAACATATTGTTCAGCAATAGCTGTAGAAGATTTAAAATTTATTAAAGATAGAGATGTTCACTCTAAAATAGCTAGAAAAACAGCACAATTTTGTTATAGAGTGTTGCTCTGTACATTAGAATCTGCTTGTTACAAAAATGGAGTTGAATTTATTAAAGTTAAACCACAGTATACAAGTAAGATAGGTTTGTATAAGTATTGTCATCAATTTGGTATGGATGTTCATAATGGTGCCGCTATGGTTATAGCAAGAAGAAGCTACGGATTTAAAGAAAAAGTACCTAGATTATATAGAAACCTATTTAAACCGATACCAACTATAAAAAAAGAAGAGCTGATTTACGAAAATATTAATTATTCTAATGAATGGAGTAATTGGTCTAATGTTTCAAAAAGAATGAAAATGATTTTGCAAAAGGATTGTTATCCAAGATTCTTTATAGAGAATCGTAAGAATATAAAAGATATGATTCTAGCTTAA
- a CDS encoding IS607 family transposase produces MHEYVSITKAAQFLGVTPKTMRVWDKEGILKSYKTPKGHRRYLLDEIETLTLGRVANTTVNIDNKVYIYSRVSTKKQFESGNLDRQTQRLKEYCSNKNYEVIETYSEIASGLNDKRPKLIKMLSNLDGINKIIVEYPDRLTRFGLNYLIIMLKNLGIIVEFLESNENNPVNEDMTKDIISIITCFSAKLYGARGGRKVKKTLNELALNKAE; encoded by the coding sequence ATGCATGAATATGTAAGTATAACGAAAGCTGCTCAATTTTTAGGCGTAACACCTAAAACTATGAGAGTGTGGGACAAAGAAGGGATACTTAAAAGTTATAAAACACCAAAAGGTCATAGAAGGTACTTACTAGATGAAATAGAAACTTTAACGCTCGGCAGAGTTGCGAATACCACTGTAAATATAGATAATAAAGTTTATATATATTCAAGGGTTTCTACAAAAAAACAATTTGAAAGCGGTAATTTGGATAGACAAACTCAAAGATTAAAAGAATATTGCTCAAATAAAAATTATGAAGTTATTGAGACATATAGTGAAATAGCCTCAGGATTAAATGATAAAAGACCAAAATTAATTAAAATGTTATCTAACTTAGATGGGATAAATAAAATAATTGTAGAATATCCAGATAGATTAACTAGATTTGGTTTAAATTATTTAATAATAATGCTAAAAAACCTAGGAATAATTGTAGAATTCCTTGAAAGTAATGAAAATAACCCTGTTAACGAAGATATGACTAAAGATATTATAAGTATAATAACCTGCTTTTCTGCTAAATTGTACGGTGCTAGGGGTGGGAGAAAAGTTAAAAAGACTTTAAATGAATTGGCTCTAAATAAAGCTGAGTAG
- a CDS encoding LysM peptidoglycan-binding domain-containing protein — protein MLIHVVNARETLWQIANNYRVSMTAIINVNELPNPNQLVIGQALLIPSEDVFHTVKPGESLWKIAQTYGTTVQIILQNNQFVNPSNIFPGLLIYIPASRHRIQSGETLWAIAQIYGVSLQNLIKVNNIIDTNLVYPGTILVIPHKQRPPMSVNAYIYDLGEDAVPIIKKDGEHLTYLSPFAYLIKEDGSLQAINDIPAIQAAKAERAIPMMSITNFTATSKGENLANIILNSPTIVESLLADIIKTMKEKGYMGINIDFENVIPADREAYNNFLKRAVNSLHSEGFFISTALAPKVSGSQTGTLYEAHDYEAHGRICDFVILMTYEWGWRKGPPQAISPLNQIKRVLNYAITVIPSGKTYFGFQIYARDWLLPHIEGQEAETFSCQEAILRAVRYGAVIQYDTVAQSPFYRYTDEQLRAHEVWFEDARSAQAKFDVVKSYNLKGISYWVLGYPFPQNWALLEDNFTIKKENSIQKF, from the coding sequence ATGCTTATTCATGTAGTAAATGCAAGAGAGACATTATGGCAGATTGCAAACAACTACCGTGTCTCAATGACAGCAATAATAAACGTCAATGAGCTACCAAATCCCAATCAGCTTGTAATAGGTCAAGCATTGCTCATCCCAAGCGAAGATGTATTTCATACTGTGAAACCTGGAGAGTCATTGTGGAAAATTGCACAAACATATGGAACAACTGTTCAAATAATTCTCCAAAATAATCAGTTTGTAAATCCTTCTAATATATTTCCAGGATTATTAATATATATACCCGCTTCCAGGCATCGTATTCAATCTGGAGAAACATTATGGGCAATAGCCCAAATATATGGGGTTTCATTACAAAATCTAATAAAGGTTAATAATATTATTGATACAAACCTTGTTTACCCAGGTACTATATTAGTTATTCCGCATAAACAAAGGCCTCCTATGAGCGTAAATGCATATATATATGACTTGGGTGAAGACGCCGTTCCGATTATTAAAAAAGACGGTGAACATTTAACATACCTAAGTCCATTCGCTTATTTAATTAAAGAAGATGGAAGTCTTCAGGCAATTAATGATATTCCAGCAATACAAGCTGCTAAAGCGGAAAGAGCTATACCAATGATGTCCATTACAAACTTTACTGCAACCAGCAAAGGAGAAAACCTTGCAAATATTATATTAAATAGTCCTACAATTGTAGAAAGTTTACTTGCTGATATCATTAAAACAATGAAAGAAAAAGGATATATGGGAATAAATATTGATTTTGAAAATGTAATTCCAGCTGACCGTGAAGCTTATAATAATTTTCTTAAACGTGCAGTAAACAGCTTACATTCAGAAGGTTTTTTTATCTCTACGGCATTAGCTCCAAAAGTAAGTGGATCGCAGACAGGAACACTGTATGAAGCACATGATTATGAGGCTCATGGTAGAATTTGTGATTTTGTTATCTTAATGACTTATGAATGGGGTTGGAGAAAAGGTCCACCTCAAGCCATTTCGCCTTTAAATCAAATTAAGCGGGTTCTTAATTATGCTATTACGGTCATTCCTAGTGGAAAAACCTATTTTGGGTTCCAAATATATGCAAGAGATTGGCTCCTACCTCATATTGAGGGACAGGAAGCTGAAACATTCAGTTGTCAGGAGGCCATTTTAAGAGCTGTAAGATATGGTGCTGTTATTCAGTATGATACAGTTGCACAATCACCATTTTATCGGTACACAGATGAACAACTAAGAGCACATGAAGTATGGTTTGAAGATGCACGCAGTGCTCAAGCAAAGTTTGACGTGGTTAAAAGCTATAATTTAAAAGGAATAAGTTATTGGGTTCTAGGGTATCCATTTCCTCAAAACTGGGCTTTGCTTGAGGATAACTTTACTATCAAAAAAGAGAATTCCATACAAAAATTCTAA
- a CDS encoding B12-binding domain-containing radical SAM protein, whose amino-acid sequence MKIKLIQPAMLKRPMDTKLKTRMSPSLALLTIANLTPKEHEVIIENENVEKIDFNEPVDLVAITVTVDGMNRAVEISKEFQNRGVTVIAGGIHITADPEGAAYSFDVISVGMAERVWAKILKDKENNSLKKIYYDMENIAGKEIVSPDYDIIDKSKYLYTNIISTSRGCPFQCDFCYNSCKNVLKTYINRPVDDVIKDINALKTRHIMFIDDNFIGNPKWTKELLKAIKPLKLKWNAAVTSNIVDMPKLLDEMKEAGCQSLFIGFESINSKSLESVHKVQNSVSRYEKLVDEVHKRGIMINASFVFGLDEDDGFIFKSTLEWIVKNKIETVTSHILTPYPGTKLYKALLAENRIVDFNLASYNTASVVYKPKNMTAEELYNGYLWIYKEVYTFKNIMKRLPKSKKQWIPFLTFNFFYRKFGKLTEVFCNIVSFKNVGRLSRWLAYRIK is encoded by the coding sequence ATGAAGATTAAATTAATTCAACCTGCAATGCTGAAAAGACCGATGGATACAAAATTAAAAACAAGAATGTCTCCATCGCTCGCTTTATTAACAATTGCAAATCTTACGCCGAAAGAGCATGAAGTTATTATTGAGAATGAAAATGTTGAAAAGATAGATTTTAATGAACCTGTAGATTTGGTAGCAATAACTGTTACTGTAGATGGTATGAATAGAGCAGTAGAAATATCAAAGGAGTTCCAAAACCGTGGTGTAACAGTAATTGCAGGAGGTATACATATAACAGCAGATCCAGAGGGCGCTGCTTATAGTTTCGACGTAATAAGTGTTGGAATGGCTGAAAGAGTTTGGGCAAAAATCCTTAAGGATAAAGAAAATAATTCTCTTAAAAAAATATATTATGATATGGAGAATATTGCTGGGAAAGAAATAGTATCACCTGACTATGACATAATTGATAAAAGTAAATACTTATATACTAATATTATTAGTACAAGTAGGGGATGTCCTTTTCAATGTGATTTCTGCTATAATAGTTGCAAAAATGTACTTAAAACTTATATTAATAGACCTGTAGACGATGTAATTAAAGATATAAATGCATTAAAAACAAGACACATAATGTTTATTGATGATAATTTTATTGGAAATCCCAAATGGACAAAAGAATTATTAAAGGCAATAAAACCTCTTAAATTAAAGTGGAACGCAGCGGTTACTTCTAATATAGTGGACATGCCTAAATTATTAGATGAAATGAAGGAGGCTGGTTGTCAAAGTCTTTTTATAGGTTTTGAAAGTATAAATAGTAAGTCATTAGAAAGTGTTCATAAAGTGCAAAATAGTGTAAGCAGATATGAGAAGCTTGTAGATGAAGTTCATAAGAGGGGAATAATGATAAATGCAAGTTTTGTTTTCGGATTAGATGAAGATGATGGCTTTATATTTAAGAGTACATTAGAATGGATAGTTAAAAATAAAATAGAAACTGTAACTTCCCATATACTTACTCCTTACCCTGGCACAAAGTTATATAAAGCATTACTCGCGGAAAATAGAATAGTAGATTTTAATTTGGCGAGTTATAATACTGCCAGTGTTGTATACAAGCCCAAGAATATGACAGCAGAGGAATTATATAATGGGTATCTATGGATATATAAAGAAGTGTACACGTTTAAAAATATAATGAAAAGACTGCCAAAATCTAAAAAACAATGGATTCCATTTTTAACATTTAATTTTTTTTATAGGAAGTTTGGAAAACTAACGGAAGTTTTCTGCAATATAGTTTCTTTTAAAAATGTAGGAAGATTATCTAGATGGTTGGCTTATAGGATAAAGTAG
- the rhuM gene encoding RhuM family protein, giving the protein MGYRVKLSRGTQFRIWANSVMEEYLKKVYYHLRFL; this is encoded by the coding sequence GTGGGATATAGGGTGAAATTATCGCGTGGTACCCAATTTAGAATATGGGCAAATTCTGTAATGGAAGAATATCTTAAAAAGGTATACTATCATCTTCGATTTTTATAA